The genomic segment CTTCTACCTGCTTTACGCTAATCTCGCCTTTCTTCAGTTTGGCCGTCAGACCACCCAAATCGGAGGTGCTCATATTCGGAGCCGGACGCATCGAACCACCGGGAATGTGAATCAACGGCATATCCAGACGAGCAGCAGCAATCAAATGTGCCGGAACGGATTTATCGCAGCTGGAAATCAGTACCGCCCCGTCATAAGGCACTACCGAAGCATGAATCTCTACCATATTGGCTATCGCTTCCCGCGAGGCCAGAATGTAGTTCATACCATCATGCCCCTGCCCCCAGCCATCACAAATATCGGTGACATGATGGCGTACTGCGCGACCACCGCTTTCATGAACCCCTAACATGGTTTCATAGCCCAGTTCATTGAGGTGAAAGCTTCCCGGATGGCTTTCGCCATAACAGTCATCAATCAGTACCTGAGGCTTCTGGGTATCTTCTTTGCTGTAGTTCATCCCCATACGCAGTGCATCTAACTGCGACCATAAATCACGAGCGCCCTGACATTTCTGTTTCATTTTGTGGTTCCTTTAATTATTAATTCATCACGACATTACTGATTATTTTTTCGGTGGCCGGGCGGTAATGGCCGGCAGCGTAAACAGCAGGAAAACGGCTATCATTAAGGCAGCGACCAGTACAAACATGCCCGCCGTCTGGCTAACGGTCATGGTTAGCAGCCCCACCAGATATGGACCAATAAATCCACCCAGGTTACCCAATGCGTTAATGGTTCCACGTACACCACCTAAAACATTGGATGGGAATAACAGCGGTGGCAGCGTCCAGAATGGACCAGCATAAGCCTGTAAGAAGAAGCCACACAGCACCATGACACCATAAGAAAGCCAGATGCTCTCTTTCAGCAACAGAGAAAGGGTTAAACAGACAGCAAAACCAACCAGAGGGATTGCGGTATACAGGCGACGATTCATCGTCTTGTCACACCACTTAGCGATATAGTATTGACCGAAGATACACAGCACATAAGGCGCTGCAGTCAACATACCCACCATGGTCATGCCGCTACCGGTCAGGTTTTTAATCAGGTTAGGCATCCACAGCGCAAAGCCATAGAACCCGACCTGAACAAAGAAGTAGATACCAATCAATTTCCACAGGTTCGGACTACGAATAATGGTGCTAATGCTGGCTTTATCATCAACAGAAGCGCCCATACGGTCCTCTTCCAGCTTTTTCTCAATCCACTCACGTTCCCGTGGGTCCAGCCATTTCGCCTGATGAGGATGGTCAGATACTAATGACATCCAGACAAACAGCAGTGCCAGTGACAATACCCCTTCAATGATGAACATTTCGCGCCAGCCGTGCAGCTCAATCAGCCAACCAGACAGTGGGCCAGTGATAATCGAGGCAACCGCCAGGTTCATCTGGAAAAAGGCAATGGCTCTGGCCCGCTCTTCATTAGGAAACCAGTGACCGATTAACGCCAGAATAGCTGGATATACCCCACCTTCAGCAACCCCGAGAATGAAGCGGATAATCAATAACTGGGTCGAATTTTGCACAAAGCCGGTTAGCAGGGCAAATCCTCCCCAGGCGACAATCGTCCAGGCAATAAACTTCTTGGCGCTATAACGTTCAGCAATATGACCACCCGGTATTTGCAGAAAGATATAACCGATGAAGAAAATCCCTGCCACCAGTCCGGCAAATGATGCCGTCATGCCGAGATCTTTATCCATACCACCGGCAATACCGATTGCGATATTGGTTCGGTCCATATAAGCCACGATATAGACCAAAATGGTTGCCGGAATGATATGCATCCAGCGCCCTTTAGGAATAGGTTTACTTGAATCTGTGCTCATTACTATGTTCCTTGGTTCAACCGCTAAATGATAAAAAACGCGAGTACGTTAGTTGTTTGTTATTCATTGTTACGTAATTTGTTCCGTATATAGAACAAATATTCAATATACAGAACAATATTCCTCGCGCTGGATAAAAGAGTCAATGGGGTAAATTGTCAAAGTTGAATATCTGTGAGCTGACGCAACTTTCGCCATTTTGAAGTTGACGGCAAATAATTACAGGAAGAACATGCTTTCATACAGAACATTAGTTCCACATAAAGAACAATAAGCATTGGTAACCATTTTTATCACTATTAAGGAGCTAAAATGATTACTACTGCTATTTTCCCCGGTCGTTACGTACAAGGTTCAGGGGCAGTTGAGAAGTGTTTAGGTGATGAACTATCGCGTCTGGGTCAAAAGGCATTGATACTGCAAGACCCTGTCGTTCATCAAAAGCTGGGCAATGACATTGTTAAAGCACTGGAGGGCAAAATTGCCTGTCAGGTTGAAGTGTTTAACAGCGAATGCTCTGATGAAGAGATCGACCGTATTTCGGCATTAGCACAAAACTACGGTGCTGAAGTGATCGTTGGTATTGGCGGAGGTAAAACGTTAGATACCGCTAAAGCAACCGGCGCATTCCTTAAGTTACCTATTGCTATTGTGCCCACTCTGGCCTCTACCGATGCCCCATGCAGCTCTTTAGTGGTGATTTACACTCAGGAAGGAAAATTCAAACGCTATATGATGATTCCCCGCAACCCTGATGTAGTGCTGGTTGATTCAAAAATTATCGCCCAGGCGCCGGTGCGCTTTCTGGTCTCCGGCATTGGCGATGCGCTGGCAACCTGGTTTGAAGCAGAAGATTGCCGCATAAAAATGGCAGGCAATATGACGGGTCGTCCAGGTCCTATGTCGGCTTATGGTTTAGCACGTTTATGTTATGACACCTTGCTACAGTATGGCGTGCTGGCAAAATCTGCCTGTGAACAACAGCAGGTCACCCCGGCTCTGGAACACGTTATTGAAGCCAACACCCTGCTCTCCGGATTAGGTTTCGAAAGTGGCGGTCTGGCTGCGGCTCACGCCATCCATAATGGCTTAACCGTATTGCCACAAACCCACAGCTACTGGCACGGAGAAAAAGTCGCCTTTGGCACACTGGCAATGTTAATGCTTACCGATCGGGAACCCGAAGTAATTGATACGGTATATAACTTCTGCCGTGATGTTGGTCTGCCAACCACACTGGAAGATATAGGCCTAAAACAGGTCAGTGATGATGACCTGATGAAAGTCGCCGAAGCTTCATGCAGTCAGGGAGAAACCATCCATAACGAACCCCATGAAATCAGCGCCGAAAATGTACTGGCTGCATTGAGGGCAGCTGACGCTGAGGGACAAAGACGTAAACTGTTCGCCTGAGACAATAAAAAAACAAGATGGCCTGCATCGCAGGCCATTTGAGATTGATGACAAAGTCTGATTTGTTCAGCACTGTGTTTTAAAATAGCCAAATGTCGGGAGGGGCTCCCGTGGGGGTCGACTTGGCGTAAGCCAACGAAGTGCCCGTAGGGAGACCAGGCCCGACACGCACCAAAGCCAAGTACAGATGGTCTTCCGGTCGAGCACAAAATGAATATAAGCACTTCAGATTTTACGACCGGAATATTCATAGATGCTGATTTATCAGATTTATCAGCACCCTAAAATAAAGAATCCAACATTACCCCAGCGCCTTCAACTCCTGATTCACTTTCGTCAACCATTCTTTATGCATTTTACGATAGTGTGGTTTAGCGCGTCGAGCCATCACAGCAATGGTTTCCAACTGATGTTTAGCTTCTAACTTATCACCCTTTTCAATCAGTAACTGGTAATAACGGAAACGTGCTTCTGGCCCGGTGTAGTATTCAACCAATACTCTGAATTCATCTTCTGCTTTATCAAGATCACCAGTTTGCTGTAGCGATCTGGCATACAGTAAATGACCATCCTGAGAGCGATAATCAGGATTGGCATCAATAAGTCGTTCCAGGGTTTTCTGACAGGAGACCGGATCATGACTGTCAAACTGCGCCTGAGCCAGCTTAACTAAAATATCGGGATCCTGAACGAAGATGCCGGTTAAGGCTTTTTGATAATTTGTCGCAGCTTCCTGCGGTCTGCCAATGCGTAACAGTTCATCCGCTAAACGTACATAGTTTTGACTGGTTTCAGTAATCACTAGCTCATCGCGCAACATACGCACATGGCGCTCCGGATCCATTTTATCCTGAGCTTTACCAAGCAAGCGTTTCCCATCGCGACTGCCCAACAAGTCCGGTAACAAAATGGCCAGCGCATATACCGCACAACCAATACCCGGTAAACCAATAATAAGATATAACCAATAACGTTCCTGCCCGGTTTTCACCACATGAACGCCACACATGATTTGAATAATAACAACCAGAATGACCGGCATTTCAGCACTCCCTGCCAAAAATAGAATAATAGCTATAATGAGTGCATGATATTGCTGAGACCGCAGTCTGACAATGGTTTCAGTAGATAAATACAATAAAATAATAAAATATGAAATTAATTGACGCCCCCCTTTCTATTTATAGTATTTAATTATTCTTTATCGTGAATACCCAAAAAACATGCAGAAAAAATAGTCTGCTCACAGGGATGCCTAAACGGTCTCATTCTGTGGCATAATGTGTCTAATATCACACTTTCAACTATGAGTATTCGTCTTGTTAATCAGCAATAATATTACTATGCAGTTTGGCTCCAAGCCGCTGTTTGAAAACATTTCGGTCAAATTTGGCGGTGGTAATCGCTACGGTTTAATTGGTGCTAACGGTAGTGGTAAATCCACCTTTATGAAGATCCTGGGTGGAGACCTGGCCCCTTCCGGCGGCAACGTATTCCTCGATCCAAATGAACGTCTGGGTAAACTGAAACAGGATCAATTTGCCTATGAAGAATACAGCGTTCTGGATACCGTGATTATGGGCCACGCTGAACTTTGGGAAGTCAAAGAAGAGCGCGATCGTATCTATAATCTGCCGGAAATGAGTGAAGAAGATGGGCTAAAAGTTGCCGATCTGGAAGTTCAATATGGTGAGATGGATGGATATACCGCGGAGTCCCGCGCCGGTGAACTGCTGTTAGGTGTTGGTATTCCGGTAGAACAGCACTACGGTCCGATGAGCGAAGTCGCTCCCGGCTGGAAACTTCGGGTATTGCTGGCTCAGGCACTATTTGCCGATCCGGACATCCTGCTGCTCGACGAACCAACCAACAACCTAGATATTGATACCATTCGCTGGTTGGAACAAACGCTGAACGACCGTAACAGTACCATGATCATCATTTCCCATGACCGTCACTTTCTGAATATGGTCTGTACCCACATGGCCGATTTGGACTACGGTGAACTGCGTGTCTATCCGGGTAACTATGATGAGTATATGACTGCCTCAACTCAGGCCCGCGAACGCCTGCTGGCAGATAACGCCAAGAAAAAGGCTCAGATTAACGAACTGCAATCTTTCGTTAGCCGCTTTAGTGCAAACGCTTCTAAATCCCGTCAGGCAACATCCCGCGCACGGCAGATTGATAAAATTCAGTTAGAAGAAGTGAAGGCTTCCAGCCGTCAGAATCCATTTATCCGCTTTGAACAGGACAAGAAACTGTTCCGTAATGCGCTGGAAGTGGAAAACCTGTCAAAAGGTTATGACGGTAACGCCCCTCTGTTTAAGAACATCAATTTGATGCTGGAAGTGGGTGAAAAAGTTGCCGTATTAGGTACCAACGGCGTAGGTAAAACTACCCTGCTGAAAACCTTAATCGGTGAATTAACGCCAGATTCAGGTCGCCTGAAATGGTCTGAAAACGCCAGCATTGGTTATTATGCGCAGGATCACGCGTCAGATTTTGAAATCGATATGACAGTGTTTGACTGGATGAGCCTGTGGATGCAGCCTAATGATGATGAGCAGTCAGTGCGTAGCGTATTAGGTCGTCTGTTGTTCTCTCAGGACGATATCAAGAAATCAATCAAAGTTCTGTCCGGTGGTGAAAAAGGCCGCATGCTATTTGGCAAACTGATGATGACTCGCCCTAACATTTTGATTATGGACGAGCCAACTAACCACCTGGATATGGAATCGATTGAATCACTGAATATGGCGCTGGAGCTGTATCAGGGAACACTAATTTTCGTCTCCCATGACCGTGAATTTGTTAGCTCACTGGCAACACGTATCATCGAAATCACCCCTGAGAAAGTCACCGACTTTAGCGGTAATTATGATGATTACCTGCGTAGTCAGGGTATTAATAACTGATTAGGCAGTACAAAATAACAAAGGCCACCTTATAGAGGTGGCCTTTTAGTTTGATGATAATTTCCGATTTGCTCGCTAGCTAAAAGGCCGTCTATAAATAGACGGCCTTTACTACATAAAACGCATTCACAACGCTATTTAACTACCCGCTGATTCCGAACGACGCGCGCCAGCGAATGAAGCGCGTCTTTGCTGAGCGGGTTTATCCGAACGAGGCTTCTGGCTACGCGGTTTATTGTCACCCCGTCCCTCAGACTTATTGCCCCACGGACTATTATCACTACGACCCGCATTTTGACCAGCAGCCGGACGAGCACGCCCTGAATTTGGACGTCCACCCTGCCCTTGTCCCGGACCTCTGCCCTGACGGCCATTGATAATCGGTTCGGCTTTAATGGTTGGGTCCGGCTCATATCCCGGTAAAGCAATACGTGCGATTTCAAACTTCAATAAGCGCTCAATATCACGCAGAAGTTTATGTTCATCAACGCAAACCAAAGAGACCGCTTCTCCGGTACATTCTGCACGACCGGTACGGCCAATGCGGTGAACATAATCTTCCGGTACGTTTGGCAGTTCATAGTTAACCACATGAGGAAGATGATCGATATCCAGACCGCGGGCAGCGATATCGGTAGCAACCAGAACGCGGATTTTACCGTTTTTAAACTCATCCAGCGCACGAGTACGGGCACCCTGACTCTTATTACCATGAATCGCTGAAGCGGTAATGCCATCTTTATTCAGTTGTTCTGCCAGATGGTTAGCGCCGTGTTTAGTACGGGTAAACACCAGCACCTGTTGCCACTGACCTTCACCAATCATTTGTGACAGCAGTTCACGTTTACGTTTTTTATCAACAAAATGGACTTTCTGATCCACCAGTTCAGATGGCGTATTGCGTTTTGCCACTTCGACAGAAGCTGGATTGTGCAGCAATTTAGACGCCAAACCTTTAATCTCATCAGAGAACGTGGCGGAAAACAGTAAGTTTTGACGCTTGGCTGGCAGCTTAGCTAAAACACGACGAATATCGTGAATAAAGCCCATATCCAGCATGCGGTCAGCTTCATCCAGCACCAGAATTTCTACTTTAGATAAATCAACGGCATTCTGATGTTCCAGATCCAGCAAACGCCCCGGTGTTGCCACCAGCACATCGACACCGCCGCGCAGCTTCATCATCTGTGGATTAATGCTAACTCCACCGAAAACCACCAGCGAACGAATATTTAAATGGCGGCTATAGTCACGCACATTTTCACCAACCTGAGCAGCC from the Limnobaculum zhutongyuii genome contains:
- a CDS encoding MFS transporter; its protein translation is MSTDSSKPIPKGRWMHIIPATILVYIVAYMDRTNIAIGIAGGMDKDLGMTASFAGLVAGIFFIGYIFLQIPGGHIAERYSAKKFIAWTIVAWGGFALLTGFVQNSTQLLIIRFILGVAEGGVYPAILALIGHWFPNEERARAIAFFQMNLAVASIITGPLSGWLIELHGWREMFIIEGVLSLALLFVWMSLVSDHPHQAKWLDPREREWIEKKLEEDRMGASVDDKASISTIIRSPNLWKLIGIYFFVQVGFYGFALWMPNLIKNLTGSGMTMVGMLTAAPYVLCIFGQYYIAKWCDKTMNRRLYTAIPLVGFAVCLTLSLLLKESIWLSYGVMVLCGFFLQAYAGPFWTLPPLLFPSNVLGGVRGTINALGNLGGFIGPYLVGLLTMTVSQTAGMFVLVAALMIAVFLLFTLPAITARPPKK
- a CDS encoding glycerol dehydrogenase; amino-acid sequence: MITTAIFPGRYVQGSGAVEKCLGDELSRLGQKALILQDPVVHQKLGNDIVKALEGKIACQVEVFNSECSDEEIDRISALAQNYGAEVIVGIGGGKTLDTAKATGAFLKLPIAIVPTLASTDAPCSSLVVIYTQEGKFKRYMMIPRNPDVVLVDSKIIAQAPVRFLVSGIGDALATWFEAEDCRIKMAGNMTGRPGPMSAYGLARLCYDTLLQYGVLAKSACEQQQVTPALEHVIEANTLLSGLGFESGGLAAAHAIHNGLTVLPQTHSYWHGEKVAFGTLAMLMLTDREPEVIDTVYNFCRDVGLPTTLEDIGLKQVSDDDLMKVAEASCSQGETIHNEPHEISAENVLAALRAADAEGQRRKLFA
- a CDS encoding ABC-F family ATPase, with amino-acid sequence MLISNNITMQFGSKPLFENISVKFGGGNRYGLIGANGSGKSTFMKILGGDLAPSGGNVFLDPNERLGKLKQDQFAYEEYSVLDTVIMGHAELWEVKEERDRIYNLPEMSEEDGLKVADLEVQYGEMDGYTAESRAGELLLGVGIPVEQHYGPMSEVAPGWKLRVLLAQALFADPDILLLDEPTNNLDIDTIRWLEQTLNDRNSTMIIISHDRHFLNMVCTHMADLDYGELRVYPGNYDEYMTASTQARERLLADNAKKKAQINELQSFVSRFSANASKSRQATSRARQIDKIQLEEVKASSRQNPFIRFEQDKKLFRNALEVENLSKGYDGNAPLFKNINLMLEVGEKVAVLGTNGVGKTTLLKTLIGELTPDSGRLKWSENASIGYYAQDHASDFEIDMTVFDWMSLWMQPNDDEQSVRSVLGRLLFSQDDIKKSIKVLSGGEKGRMLFGKLMMTRPNILIMDEPTNHLDMESIESLNMALELYQGTLIFVSHDREFVSSLATRIIEITPEKVTDFSGNYDDYLRSQGINN
- the rhlE gene encoding ATP-dependent RNA helicase RhlE, with the translated sequence MSFNSLGLSADILRAVEEQGYRDPTPIQQQAIPVVLSGRDLMACAQTGTGKTAGFTLPLLQRLTASGEAARGRRPVRALILTPTRELAAQVGENVRDYSRHLNIRSLVVFGGVSINPQMMKLRGGVDVLVATPGRLLDLEHQNAVDLSKVEILVLDEADRMLDMGFIHDIRRVLAKLPAKRQNLLFSATFSDEIKGLASKLLHNPASVEVAKRNTPSELVDQKVHFVDKKRKRELLSQMIGEGQWQQVLVFTRTKHGANHLAEQLNKDGITASAIHGNKSQGARTRALDEFKNGKIRVLVATDIAARGLDIDHLPHVVNYELPNVPEDYVHRIGRTGRAECTGEAVSLVCVDEHKLLRDIERLLKFEIARIALPGYEPDPTIKAEPIINGRQGRGPGQGQGGRPNSGRARPAAGQNAGRSDNSPWGNKSEGRGDNKPRSQKPRSDKPAQQRRASFAGARRSESAGS